The Christiangramia forsetii KT0803 DNA segment TGATACCGTTCCTTTTACTGTAATGAGCAAGAATATTCTAACCGATGAGTATAAGGATAGTTATTATAACGTTTATCAGAAAGGAGCACTTATAGGAATGGCTCTGGATATTCGCTTAAGAGAACTTAGCGGTGGCAAAACAGGTATTCTTGACTTAATGAAAAAGCTGAATGCTAAATATGGAAAAGACAAACCTTTTGATGATGACCAGTTAATATCAAATATTGTGGAATTGACTTATCCTGAAATTCAGGATTTCTTCGATACCTATATTACCGGTACTACTCCTATTCCATATAATGAGTTTTTTGCGAAAGCCGGTATAGAGGAAAAAGAAATGATGAGTGAAGTCGGGTATTTTCTTAAAGGTCAAACTCCTTATATCACTGCGAATCAAGAAACGATGCAAATAATATTTAGAGATAATATTGAATTAAATACATTTCTTAAAGACCTTGGTGTTAAAGGTGGAGATATCGTAAAAACTATCAACGGTACCGAGTACAATATCAAAAATGTATACGATTTGATTAATGCTTCAAATAACTGGAAAAAAGGAGATGCCATTAGCATGACCATAATTAGAGATGGCGCAGAAATGAAACTGGAAGGGAAAGTCACTAAACCAATGGATAAGGAAATGAAAATGGTGGAAATGCAAACTACAGATGGAAACCAGATGGAACTAAGAAATGCCTGGTTAAAGGGATAAATTATTTGAACTATTAATTATAAAGTAGCGGTAGGATTTTCCTGCCGCTTTTTTTGTTTTAAGTTCTATACAAACCGCATAACTTATTATCTTTAAATTCGATTAAAACCAGCCAATTCATGGAAATACCTATTCTACAGGACATAGTTATTATTTTAGGATTATCTATAGTTATCATTTTAGTTTTTCAAAAATTAAAACTGCCGGCGATTCTGGGCTTCCTCATCGCAGGAATAATTGCAGGTCCTCATGCTTTTAATTTAATAAGCTCCCAACATGAAGTGGAATTACTTTCTGAAATTGGAATTATCTTTTTACTCTTTGTTATTGGAATAGAATTATCACTAAAAGGGCTGGCCGCCATAAAAAAAATCATCTTCATTGGTGGTAGTTTGCAAGTAGGTGGCACCATTGCAATTACCGCGGCCATCTCCTATTTTATAGGTTTACCTTTAAATACTTCCATATTTCTTGGTTTCCTTTTTAGCTTAAGTAGTACAGCAATTGTTTTAAAATTACTTCAGGAGAAAGGTGAAATTTCCACACCTCATGGTAAAATAGGCCTTGGAATATTGATATTTCAGGATATTATCGTAGTGCCTATGATGTTGTTTACTCCGCTTCTTGCAGGAGAAACTCCTAATATAGTATCTACGATCATCATCATGGTATTAAAGATATTACTCGTGCTTATGATTGTTTATATTCTTGCTCGGTTTGTGGTACCAAAGGTTTTCGGCTGGGTTGTAAAAACAAAAAATAAGGAGTTATTCATTCTAACGGTGGTAGTATTTTGTTTTAGTGTTGCCTGGCTTACCTCCACCGTTGGATTATCATTGGCTCTAGGCGCTTTTTTCGCCGGACTTATTATTTCTGAATCAGACTATAGCCATCAGGCAACTGCAAACGTGCTGCCGTTTAGGGAAATTTTTATCAGTTTCTTCTTTATCTCTGTAGGAACCCTGCTGAACCTGGAGTTTTTCTTTAACAATTTATTGAATATCTTCCTGCTGGTAATTGGAGTGATCTTCTTAAAAATGCTGGTAGTTGGTCTCACGGTTCTAATTTTAAAATATCCCGTACGGACTATTTTTCTATCCTTATTCAGTCTTTTTCAGGTTGGAGAATTTGCGTTGTTACTTTCAGGAGTAGGAAAAGACAATGGCATTATTCCTGAAAATATTTATCAGTACTTCCTGGCGATATCAATTATAACGATTGGTGTTACGCCATTTTTAATTGCTTCAGCTCCAAGAATTACCTATGCAATTCTTAAAGCTCCCATTCCTGCTTCCGTTAGAAAACGTCTTGAAAACATCAAGCGAAGTACTAAAGCTGAAGAGGAGTTTTCAGAAGAAAACCTACATGATCATTTGGTTCTTATAGGTTATGGTATTAACGGTTCTAATATCTCAAAAGCGGCGAAAAAGGCCGAAATCCCTTACGTAATCATTGATGCTAATCCAGAATCTTTTGAGAAAGCAAAAGAAAATAAGGAGCCCATTATTTTTGGAGATGCTACCAACGATACCATCTTAAAGCATGCACATGTTCAGGAAGCAAGGGTTATCGTAATTGCAATTTCAGATCCCGGAGCGACAAAAAAAATGCTGATGAGTATTAGACAGTTTACCCAAACTGCGACAATTATTGTAAGAACAAAGTATGTTAAGGAAATGGAAGATGTAATCCGGCTTGGTGCAGATGAAGTTATTCCGGAAGAATTTGAAACTTCTATTGAAATTTTCACAAGGGTTTTAAAAAAGTACCTGGTTCCATTTGATGAAATTCAGGAATTTATCAACCAGATTCGTTCTTCAGATTATGAGATGCTTACTTCCATGAAGAAGAGTCCGCACTCCCCTGCTCTGCAACATTTAAATATTCCGAATAGAGAGATCGTAACGCTTAAAGTTAAAAAAGACAATCATCAAATTGTAGGTAAAACCATCGAGGATTCGGGCATTGGAAAGAATTATCGGGTCACCTTACTGGCTATTCAACGAGATAGAAGATATCTTACTGAAATCTCTCCTGAGACTATCATTCATCAGGGAGATCTGCTATACTTATTCGGTCATCCAAATAACATTAACCATTTAAATAATCTGCTTTCCTTTTAATCTCGCTTAATTTTATAAATTTAGGCACCTAACAATTTACGCCATTAATGAGCAATACGCCAGATAAGATCAAGAGGTATTATAAATTCATTCATTTTATGCTTAAATACTGGAACAGCGATTTATTTCGCCAAACCAGTGCCGCAGCATTAAATGATACACTCGAAGAAGAGGATGAAGATCATAAATTTGATCAAAGTCCTGAAGAATTGGTAGAAGACCTCAAACAAATGGGACCTACTTATATTAAGCTGGGACAGTTACTTTCTACAAGACCCGATTTGTTACCAGATAATTACCTGAAAGCCCTGGCCAATCTTCAAGACAATGTTTCTCCGGTTCCTTTCGGGGAAATAAAGGAAATCATTGAGAAAGAACTTGGCACTAAAATTTCAAGGGCATTTAATTCTTTTGATGAAACACCTCTGGCGAGCGCTTCTATTGGACAGGTGCATCGCGCTGAATTGCACTCTGGCAGACCTGTAGCCGTAAAAGTTCAAAGGCCGGGTATTGCTAAGCAATTCATGGAAGATCTGGATACGCTTGATGAACTTACTGCTTTAGCTGTAAACCATCTGGAAACTGCAAAAACTTATGCTATTGATGAAGTTTTTGCGGAATTAAGGCGGATTTTAATCAATGAACTGGACTACAATAAAGAGGCGCAAAACCTAAAAACTTTAAAAAGAAATCTTCAGCAATTCGAACATTTAATTATTCCGGCTCCGGTAGATGATTACAGTTCTACCAGAGTTTTAACTATGGAATTTGTAAGCGGAAAGAAGATCACATCTCTTTCCCCATTACGCCAAATGGAAAATGATTTTTCTGAATTAGTTGAAGAACTCGTAGAAGCTTATTTACAGCAAATCATCAACGATGGCTTTGCTCATGCAGATCCACATCCCGGAAATATCAAATTTACCGATGATAATAAGATCGCTCTTATAGACCTCGGGATGGTCGCCAGGTTCAGTCCTAAACTTCAGGAAAATCTTATTGAACTTCTATTAGCTATTAGTCAGAGCAACGGGGAGAAGACGGCTCATTCCCTTCTAAAAATGAGCGAACTAACAGAAGAATCTCAAAAGAAACAATTTTCAAAAACGGTGAGCGATGTGATCATGGAAAGTGAGCACAGCCGGGCTAAAGATCTTCAAACAGGAAGAATTTTAATTCAACTAAACCGGCTAGCACTTAGTACCCACATTAAACTTCCGGTTGAAATTAATATCCTCGGAAAAATCCTATTAAATCTTGACCAGATCGTGGCGATGCTGGATCCGGAATTTGATCTGCGTGCAGCTATTCAACGTAATGTGCATGAGATTATGCGTAAGAAAATGCTCAGCGAGTTAAAACCTGAGAATTTCTTTAGTACGCTTATTGAATCCAAGCATTTTATTGAAAAGATGCCAGAAAGAATGAATCAAATTTCAGAGAATCTGGCGAACAATGAATTCAAAATAAAGATCGATGCTATTGACGAGAAAAGAGTTACCGATGGTTTTCAGAAAGTAGCAAACCGTATTACGCTAGGGCTTATTATAGCTTCCATGATCATTGGAGCCTCCATGCTTATGCAGGTGCCATCAGACTTTACGATCTTTGGCTATCCCGGCCTGGCCATGTTATTTTTCCTATTGGCTGCCGTGGGTGCAATAGTGCTTAGCTATGTGATCATATTTCGTGACGAAAACTTAAATAATAAGAACTAAATTTTAAAAATTCAGAATCCATAATTTGAAATGAGAAAACTTTACTTATTACTACTTCTTTTATCTATTTCCATAATTGAAGTTCAAGCACAAAAGGTTGAAATTCCGGTAGACACAGCCGTAACCACACAGCATTCAGTAAACATTAATGGCAAATCTATAGATTATACAGCCGAAACCGGGATGATGCCACTTTGGAACAATGATGGAAACCCTATAGCCAGTCTTTACTATACTTACTACACCAAAAAAGGTGTGAAAAATACCGAAAATCGTCCTTTAGTGATCTCCTTTAATGGCGGTCCAGGATCTGCTTCCGTTTGGATGCACATTGCTTATACGGGTCCTCGTGTTTTAAAAATAGATGATGAGGGATTCCCAATTCAGCCATATGGAATTAAGGAAAATCCACATTCCATTCTTGACGTGGCAGATATTGTCTATGTAAACCCTGTGAATACTGGCTATTCCAGACCTATTCCTGATGCTGAAGGAAAAGTTGACAGAGAAAAATTCTTTGGGGTGCAGGCTGATATTGAATATTTGGCAGAATGGCTAAACACTTTTGTTACTCGAAAAAACAGATGGTTATCGCCAAAATATCTTATTGGAGAAAGTTACGGTACTACCAGAGTTTCAGGTCTGGCACTGGAATTACAAAACAGCCAGTGGATGTATTTAAATGGAGTGATCCTGGTTTCTCCTACCGAGATTGGCCTGGATCGTGAAGGACCGGTAGAAATTGCCAACCGACTTCCTTATTTCGCCGCAGCTGCATGGTACCATAAAGCGCTACCTTTAGAATTGCAAAACAAAGATCTTGATGAATTATTGCCAGAAGTGGAGAATTATGCGATCAATGAATTACTACCTGTTTTAGTAAAAGGAGGTTTTAATGAGAATTCTAAAAGACAGGAAGTCGCTGAGAAAATGGCCTATTATTCAGGGATAAAGAAAGAGGTGATCCTTCAGAATAATCTGGAAGTACCTTTTAGATATTTCTGGAAAGAGCTATTAAGGGAAAAAGAAGGTTATACTGTAGGCCGTCTGGACTCCCGATATCGCGGACTTGATTCTAAAGATGCCGGTAATAATCCAGATTACAACGCTGAACTAACTTCCTGGTTGCATTCGTTCACTCCGGCCATCAATTATTACCTAAGAGAAGAATTAAACTTTAAGACCGATCTTAAATACTATATGTTCGGTCCTGTTCATCCATGGGATAGAAGTGGAAATAATAGCGGCGAAAACTTAAGACAGGCAATGGCTCAAAATGCAAACCTGGACGTCTTAATTCAGTCTGGTTATTTTGATGGTGCTACCACATATTTCAATGCGAAATACTCTATGTGGCAGCTTGATCCTAGTGGGAAAATGAAAGACCGCCTTAGCTTTAAAGGTTACCGCAGCGGCCATATGATGTATCTTAGAAATGATGATCTTAAAAAAGCGAATGACGATCTAAGAGAATTTATTCAGAATAGCTTACCGGGAGAAAATCCTGCTAAATATTAGATCAGAAAAAACTGTCTCAAAAGTTCATTTTTCGTCAAGCTGAACTTGTTTCAGCTTCTAATTAATATTGATGAGCTTTTTGTTGAGATCCTGAAATAAATTCAGGATGACGTATTTCAAACTTTTGAGACAGCTTTATTCTATTGTAGAAGATAATTTTTCAGCTCATCATAATTGCTGATTTGAAGGGATTTTTTTTGTTTATCCATTAAGCCTTTAATAGAATCTGGAATCTCTACCTTTTTCTTAATGGCAGCTTCTACAGTTTCTAAAAACTTCACCGGATGTGCAGTCTCAAGGAAAGTACCGTGATATTCAGGATTACTTTCCAGGAATTTTTTCAATCCAAGATAACCAACCGCACCATGAGGATCCATCACATACTTTGTTTCTGAATACACCTCTTTAATAGCTTGTTTCGTTTTCTCATCATCAAAACTATATGCCGAAAAATGTTCTTTTAGATTAGCATGTTTGTCCTTAAATAATTTAAGAACTCTAACAAAGTTACTAGGATCTCCTACATCCATAGCATTGGAGATAGTTTGCACACTAGGTTTCGGATTATACTCTTCAGTTTCCAGATAATTGGTAACGGTATCATTGGCGTTGTTTGAAGCGACAAAATGATCTATGGGTAATCCCATCTCCCGAGCTAGCAAGCCAGCACAGATATTACCGAAATTCCCGCTTGGAACCGAAAACACTAATTTTTTGTCTATTTCCTTCAACTGTTTATAAGCAAAAAAGTAATAGAACATTTGCGGTAGCCATCTCGCCACATTAATAGAATTCGCCGAGGTAAGTTTTCTATGATCTGTAATTTCAGAATCAAGAAAAGCTTTTTTTACCATCGCCTGGCAATCATCAAAATTACCATCAACTTCCAGAGCCGTAATATTTTGACCTAAAGTTGTAAGCTGTTTTTCCTGAATTTCACTCACCTTAGCTTTTGGGTACAGTATGACCACATCTATTCCTTCAATACCAAGAAATCCGTTAGCTACTGCTCCACCGGTATCTCCTGAAGTAGCCACCAAAACAGTGATTTTTCCCAGGTTCCCTTTTTTGATAAAATACCCTAAACTACCCGCCATAAACCTGGCTCCTACGTCTTTAAATGCAAGGGTAGGTCCATGAAAAAGTTCCAGGCTTCCAATATTCTTTTTTACATCAACAATCGGAAATTCAAAATCTACCGTTTCGTTAATAATATCTATTAACGCTGAATCTGGAATTTCATCACCTACGTATGCTTTAATTGCTTCAAAGGAAATCTCAGTTCTATCCAGATTTCCAATATTTTGAAAAAAAGAGGCAGGAAGTTTTTTAATCTTATCCGGGAAATAAAGTCCCTTGTCCGGAGCCAATCCGCGAACCACGGCATTTTCAAAATTACTGGTATGCTCCCTGTTATTTAAGCTGAAATAGTTCATAATATTTTCACTCCTTGTTTATTGATCGATGATAAATGCAGGTCAAAATCTATGTTTTTATCGGAATAGAATACTTCAATAGCATTTTTTACTTTTTGGGCATTCTCATCTCCTTTACACAATGCATATACTGAAGGACCAGAACCTGAAATTCCGAATCCCAAAGCTCCATTTTCAGCTACCAGTTTATCAAGCTCCTGAAAATAAGGTATTAAAATAGATCGTACCGGTTCTACAATTTCATCCTGAAGACTTCTTCCCAGCAATTCATAATCTTCGGTATAAAGTGCGCTAACCAAAGCGCCCAGATTGCCCCATTGATTAATCGCAGATTTCAGACTTACGTTTTGTTTGATAATAGATCGTGAATCTTTTGTTTTGATTTCTATCATAGGATGTAGCACCACCACTCTCAAATCTGGAGGTACAGGCAGGCTCAAAACTTCTAAAGGACAATAACTTCTTACAAGACTGAATCCCCCTAACAATGCCGGTGCGACATTATCTGCATGAGCGTTACCACTGGCAAGCAGTTCTCCCTGCATGGCAAAAGGAATAAGTTCTTTGACTTTATAAGGTTCTTCCAGCAACTTATTTACAGCGAAAACAGCTCCGGCAGAACTTGCAGCGCTACTGCCTATACCACTTCCGGGTTTGATCCTTTTTGAAATTTCAATATCAAATCCCTGATTTGAATCCAGTTTCTTAAGCAGTGCTTTTACGGCAACTCCAGCTACATTTAGATTTGTTTCCAATGGCAAATCCTGACCGGTAATCTTTGTTATGCGAACCTCATTAAGATCATTCTTTTTAATAAGCATTTCATCGCCTACAGAATCCAGGCAACAACCTAAAACATCAAAACCGCAGGAGAGATTAGCTACCGTAGCCGGTGCAAAAATTTTTAATTCTTCCATAGCTATTTTTTTCCGATTCTGATGATATCTGCAAATATTCCCGAAGCGGTAACTTCAGCCCCAGCTCCGGCTCCTTTTACAATAAGTGGTTGTTCAGGATATCTTTCTGTAAAAAACAGCACAATATTATCGCTTCCGCTAAGATTTGCAAATGGATGCTGAGCACCAACTTCCTGCAGTCCAACCTTTGCTTTACCATCTTCTAACTGCGCTACATATTTTAATTCAGATTTATTATTTTCAGCATTTTGATACATCTTTTTAAATTCTGCTTCATCCTGTTTTAATAACTCAAAGAATTTCTCATTGCTTTCAGAATTAAGACTTTTCTGAGACAGAAAATCATCTCTTTCAATATCTTCCAGCTCAAGTTGTAAACCACTTTCACGAGCCAGGATTAAAATTTTACGCGCAACATCTACTCCGCTAAGGTCTATTTTAGGATCAGGTTCTGTAAAACCTTCTTTCATTGCTGTTTCAACCACTTTATAAAATGGTTCTGAACCGTCATAATTATTAAAAACAAAATTTAAACTTCCAGACAGTACTGCTTGAATTTTTGTAATTCTATCACCGGATGCAACAAGGTTCTGTAACGTATCAATGATAGGCAATCCCGCTCCAACATTCGTCTCATATAAAAAAGAAGCGCCATACTCCCTGGTTAAATTTTGCAGATTTTGATAGTTCTCAAAAGCATCGGCACAGGCAATCTTATTACAGGTAACCACTGAAATTGAGTTTGCCAGATAATCTTTATACCAACCTGATATATCAGGACTCGCAGTATTATCTACAAAAATACTATTCCGGAGATTCAGCTCTTTTACTTTATCAAAGAATTTTTGCTTATCGGCTGTTTCTGCCTGAGCCAGATTTCCTTCCCAGTTTTGTAAATCTATTCCATCTTCATCAAAAAGCATTTTTCTTGAATTGGAAAGCCCTAAAACTCTAACCTTTAACCTAAGCTTATCAAGAAGATACTGTTCCTGCTTTTTAAGTTGATCTAATAATTTTCCACCTACATTCCCAACTCCGGTAATAAATAAATTCAATTCTTTTGAAGGCACCTCAAAGAATTGTTCATGAAGCGTATTCAGCGCTTTCACTACATCTTTTTTAGAAATTACGGCAGAGATATTCCTTTCAGAAGAACCCTGAGCAATCGCCCTAATATTGATATTATTGTTACCGAGGGCACTAAACATTTTTCCGCTAAGACCATGATGGCTTTTCATACGGTCTCCAACCAGTGCGATAATTGAGACATTATCTTCAATTTCTACAGGTTTGATCTTTTTATAGCCTATCTCAACTTCAAATGCTTCGTCCAGGGCTTCCTTAGCTTTTTCAGCTTCATCATCTTTTACTGCAATACAGATACTGTGTTCTGAAGATGCCTGGGTAATTAAAACTACATTGATATTTTCCTGAAAAAGGATCTCAAAGAATCTTTTGGAAAAGCCCGGAATACCAACCATTCCACTTCCTTCTATATTCAAAAGTTTAATCGAATCTATATGAGTAATTCCGGTAACCCATCTAAAATTTCTTTCGCTTGACTTTGAAATTAGGGTTCCCGGGTTATCTGGTTCAAAAGTATTTTTTATATATATTTCAATATTCTTATCCAGTAATGGTTGTAACGTAGGTGGATATAGCACTTTTGCTCCAAAATGAGAAAGTTCCATGGCCTCTTCATAAGAGATGTTTTTTAA contains these protein-coding regions:
- a CDS encoding AarF/UbiB family protein; this encodes MSNTPDKIKRYYKFIHFMLKYWNSDLFRQTSAAALNDTLEEEDEDHKFDQSPEELVEDLKQMGPTYIKLGQLLSTRPDLLPDNYLKALANLQDNVSPVPFGEIKEIIEKELGTKISRAFNSFDETPLASASIGQVHRAELHSGRPVAVKVQRPGIAKQFMEDLDTLDELTALAVNHLETAKTYAIDEVFAELRRILINELDYNKEAQNLKTLKRNLQQFEHLIIPAPVDDYSSTRVLTMEFVSGKKITSLSPLRQMENDFSELVEELVEAYLQQIINDGFAHADPHPGNIKFTDDNKIALIDLGMVARFSPKLQENLIELLLAISQSNGEKTAHSLLKMSELTEESQKKQFSKTVSDVIMESEHSRAKDLQTGRILIQLNRLALSTHIKLPVEINILGKILLNLDQIVAMLDPEFDLRAAIQRNVHEIMRKKMLSELKPENFFSTLIESKHFIEKMPERMNQISENLANNEFKIKIDAIDEKRVTDGFQKVANRITLGLIIASMIIGASMLMQVPSDFTIFGYPGLAMLFFLLAAVGAIVLSYVIIFRDENLNNKN
- the thrA gene encoding bifunctional aspartate kinase/homoserine dehydrogenase I, with the protein product MHILKFGGSSLATPERIKLVAKTIQKHLENDTVVSVFSAFGGVTNDLLLMAELAEKEDDSYKAILAKNEKRHFEAVKELIPVTAQSAILSKVKNQFNRLETLYEGVFLLNELSDKTKHVISGFGEILSSLIISEYFKSLKVDSLWVDSRDLIVCKNVNEKVQVNYTKTNFNLTEFFKKNKSELFIVPGFVAKNDLGVPSTLGRGGSDFTAAIIAGALEVDQVLIYTDVNGMFTANPNLVPQAYALKNISYEEAMELSHFGAKVLYPPTLQPLLDKNIEIYIKNTFEPDNPGTLISKSSERNFRWVTGITHIDSIKLLNIEGSGMVGIPGFSKRFFEILFQENINVVLITQASSEHSICIAVKDDEAEKAKEALDEAFEVEIGYKKIKPVEIEDNVSIIALVGDRMKSHHGLSGKMFSALGNNNINIRAIAQGSSERNISAVISKKDVVKALNTLHEQFFEVPSKELNLFITGVGNVGGKLLDQLKKQEQYLLDKLRLKVRVLGLSNSRKMLFDEDGIDLQNWEGNLAQAETADKQKFFDKVKELNLRNSIFVDNTASPDISGWYKDYLANSISVVTCNKIACADAFENYQNLQNLTREYGASFLYETNVGAGLPIIDTLQNLVASGDRITKIQAVLSGSLNFVFNNYDGSEPFYKVVETAMKEGFTEPDPKIDLSGVDVARKILILARESGLQLELEDIERDDFLSQKSLNSESNEKFFELLKQDEAEFKKMYQNAENNKSELKYVAQLEDGKAKVGLQEVGAQHPFANLSGSDNIVLFFTERYPEQPLIVKGAGAGAEVTASGIFADIIRIGKK
- a CDS encoding cation:proton antiporter, translated to MEIPILQDIVIILGLSIVIILVFQKLKLPAILGFLIAGIIAGPHAFNLISSQHEVELLSEIGIIFLLFVIGIELSLKGLAAIKKIIFIGGSLQVGGTIAITAAISYFIGLPLNTSIFLGFLFSLSSTAIVLKLLQEKGEISTPHGKIGLGILIFQDIIVVPMMLFTPLLAGETPNIVSTIIIMVLKILLVLMIVYILARFVVPKVFGWVVKTKNKELFILTVVVFCFSVAWLTSTVGLSLALGAFFAGLIISESDYSHQATANVLPFREIFISFFFISVGTLLNLEFFFNNLLNIFLLVIGVIFLKMLVVGLTVLILKYPVRTIFLSLFSLFQVGEFALLLSGVGKDNGIIPENIYQYFLAISIITIGVTPFLIASAPRITYAILKAPIPASVRKRLENIKRSTKAEEEFSEENLHDHLVLIGYGINGSNISKAAKKAEIPYVIIDANPESFEKAKENKEPIIFGDATNDTILKHAHVQEARVIVIAISDPGATKKMLMSIRQFTQTATIIVRTKYVKEMEDVIRLGADEVIPEEFETSIEIFTRVLKKYLVPFDEIQEFINQIRSSDYEMLTSMKKSPHSPALQHLNIPNREIVTLKVKKDNHQIVGKTIEDSGIGKNYRVTLLAIQRDRRYLTEISPETIIHQGDLLYLFGHPNNINHLNNLLSF
- the thrC gene encoding threonine synthase, with product MNYFSLNNREHTSNFENAVVRGLAPDKGLYFPDKIKKLPASFFQNIGNLDRTEISFEAIKAYVGDEIPDSALIDIINETVDFEFPIVDVKKNIGSLELFHGPTLAFKDVGARFMAGSLGYFIKKGNLGKITVLVATSGDTGGAVANGFLGIEGIDVVILYPKAKVSEIQEKQLTTLGQNITALEVDGNFDDCQAMVKKAFLDSEITDHRKLTSANSINVARWLPQMFYYFFAYKQLKEIDKKLVFSVPSGNFGNICAGLLAREMGLPIDHFVASNNANDTVTNYLETEEYNPKPSVQTISNAMDVGDPSNFVRVLKLFKDKHANLKEHFSAYSFDDEKTKQAIKEVYSETKYVMDPHGAVGYLGLKKFLESNPEYHGTFLETAHPVKFLETVEAAIKKKVEIPDSIKGLMDKQKKSLQISNYDELKNYLLQ
- a CDS encoding S10 family peptidase, translated to MRKLYLLLLLLSISIIEVQAQKVEIPVDTAVTTQHSVNINGKSIDYTAETGMMPLWNNDGNPIASLYYTYYTKKGVKNTENRPLVISFNGGPGSASVWMHIAYTGPRVLKIDDEGFPIQPYGIKENPHSILDVADIVYVNPVNTGYSRPIPDAEGKVDREKFFGVQADIEYLAEWLNTFVTRKNRWLSPKYLIGESYGTTRVSGLALELQNSQWMYLNGVILVSPTEIGLDREGPVEIANRLPYFAAAAWYHKALPLELQNKDLDELLPEVENYAINELLPVLVKGGFNENSKRQEVAEKMAYYSGIKKEVILQNNLEVPFRYFWKELLREKEGYTVGRLDSRYRGLDSKDAGNNPDYNAELTSWLHSFTPAINYYLREELNFKTDLKYYMFGPVHPWDRSGNNSGENLRQAMAQNANLDVLIQSGYFDGATTYFNAKYSMWQLDPSGKMKDRLSFKGYRSGHMMYLRNDDLKKANDDLREFIQNSLPGENPAKY
- a CDS encoding homoserine kinase, coding for MEELKIFAPATVANLSCGFDVLGCCLDSVGDEMLIKKNDLNEVRITKITGQDLPLETNLNVAGVAVKALLKKLDSNQGFDIEISKRIKPGSGIGSSAASSAGAVFAVNKLLEEPYKVKELIPFAMQGELLASGNAHADNVAPALLGGFSLVRSYCPLEVLSLPVPPDLRVVVLHPMIEIKTKDSRSIIKQNVSLKSAINQWGNLGALVSALYTEDYELLGRSLQDEIVEPVRSILIPYFQELDKLVAENGALGFGISGSGPSVYALCKGDENAQKVKNAIEVFYSDKNIDFDLHLSSINKQGVKIL